A single region of the Acuticoccus sediminis genome encodes:
- a CDS encoding ABC transporter substrate-binding protein produces the protein MTFRSRSWTRVAAGACLVLGAAVSAHAQDVPSYYPDDYQTIVDASRNEGQLLIYSNMAQYNWAPVIEGFNKLYPWIEVSTLDLDSDEVFTRYYAENNSGAKTAGLMVSATVDGWQTFMKGDNALDYTSAEAEHVPDWSMPVANLYTVSTDPMVIVYNKLTVPEAQRPKGISDLARIVEETGDAMRGKLTTYNAAQTSFGSAIDLVYLREHGEEGWATFETIGPLTRAESSSGPMLAKLGAGEYSVGYFISGIVFFPKLENATTARLLGWNFIADGTPLFMRQMAIPKGSSAPASAKLMLDFILSQDGQTAFGIGGLTPYREGVKKEDVAFYTYDAIREEIGEENILLIDYDEGLVADDAFLDQWRSTFKPK, from the coding sequence ATGACTTTTCGCTCGCGCTCATGGACGCGCGTGGCCGCTGGCGCGTGCCTCGTGCTTGGCGCGGCGGTCTCTGCCCACGCGCAGGACGTGCCGTCCTACTATCCCGACGACTATCAGACGATCGTCGACGCCTCCCGCAACGAGGGCCAGCTTCTCATCTATTCGAACATGGCCCAGTACAACTGGGCTCCGGTCATCGAGGGCTTCAACAAGCTCTATCCGTGGATCGAGGTCTCGACCCTGGATCTCGACAGCGACGAGGTCTTCACGCGCTATTATGCGGAGAACAACTCCGGCGCGAAGACCGCGGGTCTGATGGTCAGCGCGACCGTCGACGGGTGGCAGACCTTCATGAAGGGCGACAACGCCCTCGACTACACCTCCGCCGAGGCCGAGCACGTGCCCGACTGGAGCATGCCGGTCGCCAATCTCTACACGGTGTCCACCGACCCGATGGTCATCGTCTACAACAAGCTGACGGTCCCGGAGGCGCAGCGCCCCAAGGGAATCAGCGATCTGGCGCGGATCGTCGAGGAGACCGGCGACGCCATGCGCGGCAAGCTCACCACGTACAACGCCGCGCAGACCTCCTTCGGCTCCGCGATCGACCTCGTCTACCTGCGCGAGCACGGCGAGGAGGGCTGGGCCACCTTCGAGACGATCGGCCCGCTGACGCGCGCCGAGTCGTCCTCCGGGCCGATGCTCGCCAAGCTCGGCGCGGGCGAATACTCGGTCGGCTACTTCATCTCCGGCATCGTCTTCTTCCCCAAGCTGGAGAACGCGACGACCGCGCGCCTGCTCGGATGGAACTTCATCGCCGACGGGACGCCCCTCTTCATGCGCCAGATGGCGATCCCGAAGGGCAGCAGCGCCCCTGCCTCGGCCAAGCTCATGCTGGACTTCATCCTCTCGCAGGACGGCCAGACCGCGTTCGGCATCGGCGGCCTCACGCCGTATCGTGAGGGTGTGAAGAAGGAGGACGTCGCCTTCTACACCTACGACGCGATCCGCGAGGAGATCGGCGAGGAGAACATCCTCCTGATCGACTACGACGAGGGCCTCGTCGCCGACGACGCCTTCCTCGACCAGTGGCGGTCCACCTTCAAGCCGAAGTGA
- a CDS encoding LysR family transcriptional regulator — protein sequence MDIRQLRYFVAVVERGSFSAAARHLSVAQPALSRHVRALEEGLGVLLVRRDAHGVRPTEHGERLFHQASSILRQFDMVPEIVGGPQGLVTGRVVVGLPTSTNAVLARPLIRTVMARLPGVRLHVIESLSGYLQEWIEAGRLDISLLYDPRPNPAVELDTIMSEALFLVGPAHVAGDRPEGVPFKELERLPLAMPGPTHALRRLIDRVALDVGITPNVVVEVDSLGVMKAITEKEGLYSILPTGPVYEEVQEGRLSIRRLLEPDVTRSISMATSALRGRTRACEEVGRLIIEIVQDMIREGIWQGANAPEAADAADPASPPSRPGPGLQSLGSGRM from the coding sequence ATGGACATCCGCCAGTTGCGCTACTTCGTAGCGGTCGTCGAACGCGGGAGCTTCTCGGCGGCCGCGCGCCACCTGTCGGTGGCACAGCCTGCGCTCAGCCGCCATGTGCGGGCGCTCGAGGAGGGGCTTGGCGTGCTGCTCGTGCGCCGCGACGCGCATGGCGTGCGCCCGACCGAGCATGGCGAGCGGCTGTTCCATCAGGCGAGCTCGATCCTGCGGCAGTTCGACATGGTGCCCGAGATCGTCGGCGGGCCGCAGGGCCTCGTCACCGGACGCGTCGTGGTCGGGTTGCCGACGTCCACCAACGCGGTCCTGGCGCGACCTCTGATCCGTACGGTGATGGCGCGTCTGCCCGGGGTGAGGCTCCATGTGATCGAGAGCCTCTCGGGCTATCTCCAGGAGTGGATCGAGGCGGGCCGGCTCGACATCAGCCTGCTCTACGACCCGCGCCCCAACCCGGCGGTGGAACTCGACACCATCATGTCGGAGGCGCTGTTCCTGGTCGGTCCCGCGCATGTCGCCGGCGACCGGCCCGAGGGTGTGCCCTTCAAGGAGCTGGAGCGCCTGCCCCTCGCCATGCCCGGCCCGACGCACGCCCTGCGCCGCCTCATCGACAGGGTGGCGCTCGATGTCGGGATCACCCCCAACGTCGTCGTCGAGGTCGACTCGCTGGGGGTGATGAAGGCGATCACCGAGAAGGAGGGACTCTACTCGATCCTTCCCACGGGGCCGGTCTACGAGGAGGTCCAGGAGGGGCGCCTGTCGATCCGCCGCCTGCTCGAACCGGACGTGACGCGCTCCATCTCGATGGCGACCTCGGCGCTGCGCGGGCGCACCCGCGCCTGCGAGGAGGTCGGGCGCCTCATCATCGAGATCGTGCAGGACATGATCCGGGAGGGCATCTGGCAAGGCGCCAACGCGCCGGAGGCCGCGGACGCCGCGGACCCGGCCTCTCCGCCGAGCCGCCCCGGGCCGGGCCTTCAGTCGCTGGGCAGCGGGCGCATGTAG
- a CDS encoding LysR family transcriptional regulator, with product MNRITIAQLEAFHWTATLGSIERAAKKLNLAQPTISLRLKGLEEAIGKPLFDRSGRSVRPTPVGRELMPEAQGVLLGIERIAKHGGVGDVAGPIRIGVAEGFAMVCLSQILERLQVNYPRLQPELVVATSMALETELHKTNLDFAILVSPAATPGFTLVPFGAQATSWIVSTDWDLPPLVRPADLADRPVIANPPNTASYRQTIAWFAAAGATPSRLVICSSVAMQAHIIDTGAAAGIYPVKMAESAAAAGRVRVLTTDPPIQDIAVSAKYAEGTPNPAVGAVLECVRDVLSSMDYMRPLPSD from the coding sequence ATGAATCGAATCACGATCGCGCAGCTCGAGGCGTTCCACTGGACGGCCACGCTGGGCTCCATCGAGCGGGCGGCGAAGAAGCTGAATCTGGCGCAGCCGACCATCTCCTTGCGGCTGAAGGGACTCGAGGAGGCGATCGGCAAACCGTTGTTCGACCGCTCCGGACGCAGCGTGCGCCCGACCCCCGTCGGGCGGGAGCTGATGCCGGAGGCACAGGGCGTCCTCCTAGGCATCGAGCGCATCGCCAAGCACGGCGGCGTCGGCGACGTCGCCGGCCCGATCCGCATCGGCGTCGCGGAGGGGTTCGCGATGGTCTGCCTGTCGCAGATCCTGGAGCGGCTGCAGGTGAACTATCCCCGGCTGCAGCCCGAGCTGGTGGTGGCCACCTCGATGGCGCTCGAGACGGAGCTGCACAAGACCAACCTCGATTTCGCGATCCTCGTCAGCCCCGCGGCGACGCCGGGCTTCACCCTCGTGCCCTTCGGGGCGCAGGCGACGAGCTGGATCGTCTCGACCGACTGGGACCTGCCCCCGCTCGTCCGACCGGCCGACCTTGCCGACCGCCCGGTGATCGCCAACCCGCCGAACACCGCGAGCTACCGGCAGACCATCGCCTGGTTCGCCGCCGCGGGCGCGACGCCATCGCGCCTCGTCATCTGCTCGAGCGTTGCGATGCAGGCGCACATCATCGACACCGGCGCGGCGGCGGGGATCTATCCGGTGAAGATGGCCGAGAGCGCGGCCGCGGCGGGACGGGTGCGGGTCCTGACGACCGACCCGCCGATCCAGGACATCGCGGTCAGCGCCAAGTATGCCGAGGGCACACCCAACCCGGCGGTCGGCGCCGTCCTGGAGTGCGTGCGCGACGTTCTCTCCTCGATGGACTACATGCGCCCGCTGCCCAGCGACTGA